In Oxyura jamaicensis isolate SHBP4307 breed ruddy duck chromosome 23, BPBGC_Ojam_1.0, whole genome shotgun sequence, a single window of DNA contains:
- the LOC118177814 gene encoding discoidin, CUB and LCCL domain-containing protein 1-like, whose amino-acid sequence MRLGELGPPLVPAAAQRCPQDPSRGFNPGAGACEFVWVTPIKRLLVRRFPGSSRGITQLAEVVSPRGGGLGPALVPNQGLCVPLPLSPVAAGTVPPRASFPGRSRPPLPPPRGEVKPQVRVPTPRGTPLAPTAPSLPAGPYCRNAGPAAARLATNWSSVTVLFSSTSHRSGRGLLLSYASSQHPDVVSCLKRGTHLSQEHTSVYCPAGCKDIEGDIWGNARQGYRDTSVLCKAAVHAGVIADETGGQVTVSQEKGITLYESAFANGLHSKRGSLSEKRLLFHRACGDALEVAAFNASSWWQEVDALGQERGWAAERAALGTPGPSWAAEPGAETAWLELDLGTRRNVTGIVTKGSEMYDYYVTSYRVSSSRDGKNWRPYRGGGGREDKVFEGNVDGRGEVSNAFIPPIVTRYLRVTPQSWHQRIAMKVALLGCQMARVRAARPYAPGVPEEVPLPVPTSHSPGRTPVPGVALDPEKAGSTLLVMLLVGGFVLLCSSLLLLAFLCRRRRKPAAELNCGPVKGYPKLESSQVCSLGSLPPPGSAPPSFPAAATLGELSQPHSPEYAEPDVVQVSPSSQPGPSTFKPAPDEGYTLPLVVSHYAVPGQYHEYAEPLPPEPEYATPFGDPEPISTRWSPHGIAGLPGALSRTGSPESPPARYDAPTLPAGEPRGLGGANAAPRVGLTPSPGGDSLSPERPLSHVYHEAW is encoded by the exons ATGAGGCTGGGGGAACTGGGGCCACCTCTCGTCCCCGCCGCGGCTCAGCGGTGTCCCCAGGACCCCTCCCGCGGTTTTAATCCGGGAGCTGGAGCCTGCGAGTTCGTCTGGGTTACGC CAATTAAGAGGCTCCTCGTCAGACGTTTTCCGGGAAGCAGCAGGGGGATTACGCAGCTGGCTGAGGTGGTGTCaccacgggggggggggcttggtCCAGCCCTGGTCCCAAACCAGGGGCTTTGTGTCCCCCTCCCCTTGTCACCGGTGGCTGCGGGGACGGTGCCACCCCGAGCATCCTTCCCGGGGCGCAGCcgcccccccctgccccccccccggggggagGTGAAGCCCCAGGTGCGGGTGCCCACCCCCCGGGGGACCCCGCTGGCCCCCACGGCCCCGTCCCTCCCGGCAGGGCCCTACTGCAGGAacgccggccccgccgccgcgcgCCTGGCCACCAACTGGAGCTCCGTGACCGTCCTGttcagcagcaccagccaccGCTCGGGACGAGGCCTCCTCCTGTCCTACGCCAGCTCGCAGCACCCAG ACGTGGTCTCCTGCTTGAAGAGAGGCACCCACCTGTCCCAGGAGCACACCAG CGTGTACTGCCCCGCCGGCTGCAAGGACATCGAGGGGGACATCTGGGGCAACGCCCGCCAGGGCTACCGGGAC ACCTCGGTGCTGTGCAAGGCGGCCGTGCACGCCGGGGTGATCGCGGACGAGACGGGCGGGCAGGTCACCGTGTCCCAGGAGAAGGGGATCACGCTCTACGAGTCCGCCTTCGCCAACGGGCTCCACTCCAAAAG GGGCTCCCTGTCGGAGAAGCGCCTCCTGTTCCACAGAG CCTGCGGCGATGCCCTGGAGGTGGCCGCCTTCAACGCCTCGTCCTGGTGGCAGGAGGTGGACGCGCTGgggcaggagcggggctgggcggCCGAGCGGGCGGCCCTGGGCACCCCCGGCCCCTCCTGGGCGGCCGAACCCGGCGCCGAGACTGCCTGGCTGGAGCTGGACCTGGGCACCCGCAGGAACGTCACAG GGATCGTCACGAAGGGCTCCGAGATGTACGACTACTACGTGACGTCCTACCGCGTGTCCTCCAGCCGTGACGGGAAGAACTGGAGGCCCTACAGGGGCGGCGGTGGCCGGGAGGACAAG GTGTTTGAAGGAAACGTGGATGGCCGCGGGGAGGTCTCCAACGCCTTCATCCCCCCCATCGTGACCCGCTACCTGCGCGTCACGCCCCAGAGCTGGCACCAGCGCATCGCCATGAaggtggccctgctgggctgcCAGATGGCGCGGGTCCGCGCGGCACGGCCCTATG CGCCCGGCGTCCCGGAGGAGGTCCCGCTCCCCGTCCCCACCAGCCACTCGCCCGGCCGCACGCCCGTCCCCGGTGTCGCCCTGGACCCCGAGAAGGCCG GCTCCACGCTGCTGGTGATGCTGCTCGTCGGCGGCTTcgtcctcctctgctccagcctcctgctgctggccttcctcTGCCGCAGGAGGAG GAAGCCAGCGGCCGAGCTGAACTGCGGGCCGGTGAAAG GGTACCCCAAGCTGGAGTCGAGCCAGGTgtgctccctggggagcctgcccccccccggctctGCGCCGCCCTCCTTCCCCGCAGCGGCCACGCTGGGAGAGCTGAGCCAGCCCCATTCGCCAG AGTACGCCGAGCCGGACGTGGTGCAGGtgagccccagcagccagccggGGCCGTCCACCTTCAAACCGGCCCCGGACGAGGGCTACACCCTGCCGCTGGTCGTGAGCCACTACGCCGTGCCGGGACAGTACCACGAGTACGCCGAGCCGCTGCCGCCCGAGCCAGAATACGCCACGCCGTTTGGTGACCCTGAGCCCATCAGCACCCGCTGGAGCCCCCACGGCATCGCGGGGCTCCCCGGTGCCCTGAGCCGCACCGGCTCCCCGGAATCGCCCCCGGCACGGTACGATGCGCCCACCCTGCCCgccggggagccccgggggctcggcggggcgAACGCAGCCCCGCGAGTGGGGCTGACCCCCAGCCCCGGTGGGGACAGCCTCTCGCCGGAGCGTCCCCTCTCGCACGTGTACCACGAAGCCTGGTGA